GGTTGTATACTGGGACTTCTTGGGAAAAATGGAGCAGGAAAGACCACATTGTTTGAATCCCTGTATCAAAGTGTAAAATTCTCAGGAAATATCAATTGGAAAAATAAACGTCTGAAGCGCGAAGTGATCTCTTACCTGGAAACGGAAAATTATTTTTATCCCTATATGACAGGGGAAGAGTATCTGGCTTATTTTATTTCAGAAAAAGAAGTTAATGTTGCGGAAATCACTGAAAAATTCAATCTTCCTCTTAAAAAATATGTACAGTATTATTCCAGCGGTATGAAAAAAAAGCTGGCCCTGATTGGAATGCTGATGCTGGATAAACCGATTAATATTCTGGATGAGCCTTTCAACGGGGTTGATTTTGAAGGGGTACATATTTTATATGATGTGATCAGGCAGCTGAAATCAGAAAATAAAATAGTGATTATAAGTTCCCATATCATTGAAACCCTTTTCCATACCTGTGATAAAATAGCGGTTCTGGAGAATGGAAGCATCCATAAGATCTATGAAAAGAAAGATTTCAGTGAGTTGAGCACATTGAAGTTTTAAAACTATCCGAAAATGAAAAATTCAGACGATCAGCTATATGTAATTACCGGGGGACCTGGTGTAGGGAAAACTACTCTGCTTGAAGCACTGAATAAGCAGGGTTTTACAACAGTTAAGGAAGAAGCGAGAAGGATCATTAAAGAGCAGATAGATTCAGGAGGAGATGCATTGCCCTGGGAAAATAAGATAAAATATGCTGAATTAATGCTGAATGCTTCCGCAGAAACCTATCGGGAAATTAAAAATACACATCCGGAGAATCCCGTTTTCTTCGACCGTGGTATTCTTGATACGGTCTGTTATATGGAAATGGAGAAAATCTCATTATCGGACAAAATCCATACAATAATTCGTGAAACAGTATATAACAATACCGTTTTTATTCTTCCGCCCTGGAAAGAAATCTATGAAAATGATTCAGAAAGAAAGCAGACATGGGAAGAAGCTTTATCAACCTTCGAAAGCATGAAAGCAGCTTATGTAAAATATGGTTATCACGTTGTTGAAGTTCCAAAAGATACGGTGAAAAACAGGGTCATGTTTATTTTGAAAAAAATGGATGGCTTGAAAAATTAATAAAGCAAATTGGCCGCCTCATTTTCGTCTTCAGACCTCTCCAGTTAAATCTTCTGAAGGGGGTTGTGTTTTCCATTGTGATATAATATTCAGTCCATAAAATAGAGAATGCTTATAATTTCCGAAAAATTCACCATTCATAAGTCGTTCATTTGATGCATATTTGTATAAAAACAAACAATGATCTTAAAAATTATCAATGGGATACTAATTCTGGCCGCTGTTTTTATGGGAATAAAGCAAGGAACGGCGATGGTTATGGGGAAACCTGAAATGACGGCAATGTTCGGAAAATGGGGGTTTGATAAAACCGGGCTGATGATTAACGGAGCAGTTACGATTCTTGCCGCTGTATTGATCTTATTCCCTAAAACTTTTATCTGGGGAAATTTTTTGATGGCAGCCGGAATTCTGCTGATTATCTGCTTCCATCTGGCAGACAAAGATTTTAAAGGAGTATTGATTGAGATTCCGTTTCTCCTGCTCAACCTGCTGATCATTTATCTGCAGCATCCTCTTAAAAATTAATGGAGTAACCTTAGTTTGGGATTATAAAGGTTTGAAGCCGGGAGCTGGAAGAGGGAAGTTATGAAGGTCATTAATAATAAGTTTTGATCTGTTTTTAGGATAATTTGATTCTACCATGGTTTTCAATACCTATAACTAGAAGTAACTTCCAGCCTCTTTCTTCCATCTTCCAGCCTTTAATACAAACTCTCAAGATAGCCTATGAAAAAGTATATCATGTTCACTATTTCCGTGATCTGCGGAATATGTACAGCGTGTGGACAGAAATCACCCGAACGTCAGGAACGGAATCCTGCAATATCAACGATAAAAAAACAACAAAGTATGGATCTTTCAAAAATTACAGACACAGATGTAAAATTGGCTGTGGAAGCGTTACAGTCAGGAGATAAAAGCTGGTACAGCTTTTTCACGGAAAACCCGGTTATGACCGATGACGGAAATACCGTTAACTTCAAATCATTCTTCTCCAATGCTCTTGGAAAGGAAAAATTCCTCACCATAGATAAAGTAGAGAACGATGGGAAGGACATTTACGGAAATTTCCAGGCAGGGCAGTGGGGTACATTTCCCGTATTCTTCAAATTTCATAAAAATGCGGAGGGAAAGTTTGACAGACTGGATATAGGGCAGAGCAAGTAGAATACAGCTTTCTTGCTTCTTGTTTTTTTAGAAGTGGCCGGCAAAATTCTTACAGACCTTGTTTACATTTGAACAAGGTCTTATATTTTAACCTCAGTTTGCGATAAGAATTTTTGATTTATAGAGCTTGGAAGATGGAAGATGGAAGATGGAGGTTCTGAAGGTCACCAACAATAGAATGCCCTTTTTTTTAGCTAATTTGATTTTACAGAGGTTTTCAGTATCTATAAATAAAAGTGATTTCCAGCCTACTTCTTCCATTTTCCAACCTTTTATATTTAAACTCCTTAACCCGGCTTCAGGTTATTTTAATTATTTTTTGGAAGATTATATTTTTCGTTTTTCAAGATGGAGGTAATGGCATCTGAAATTTCAAATAGTTTTCCATTGCTGTTATTTCCTAATAAAATAATGGTCAACTTTTCATTCAGGTCAGAAACTAAAAGTGCTTCATAATTTCCGGATTTTCCATCGTGTAGATGCTCAATTAATTTTCCGTTTTTAAATTTTGCTAGTCCTAATGATGATTGAGTTTCCGGAAGATCAAAATGCCGGCCTAATTCAAACAATGAATTTGTACTAATTATTTTATGGGAGTGAAGACACTCTGCCCACTTCAGTAAATCATTAGTGGTGAGGTAGGTTCCGCCTGTTATAGGTAAATCTGGTTTGTCTGCCACTAAATTATTGTTAAATGCCTGAGCTATTCTTTCTTCATTTTCGAAAAGAGTCATTACAGACGAGCTCATCTTACAAGGTTTGAAAATGAATGTTTCAACATATGTTTTAAAGGACATTTTGGTCAGCCGTTCAACAATAAACTGGCGTAGAAATAGATTATTGTTGTTGTAATCGTAATGGGTGCCAGGTTTGAAATCAAGCGTATCAATGCTTTTTAAACCATCGAAAAGGTCTTTATCATTTTTAATTTTTTTCCAGTTTACATTAGGAATTCCGCTTGTATATTGCAGTAAATCTTTTATTTTAACTTCATCTGCCCATTTTGGCAGCTCCGGAATGTATTGGGAAACCACATCCGTTAGTTTCAGTTTGCCTTGTTCTTGTAATTGCAGCAAAGCAACTGCACTAAATTCTTTGGTGATTGAACCAATATTAAACCTGTAATCAGTCGTTAGTTTTTCTGTTTTTGAAGCATTTGTAAAACCAAAAGCCGCATTATAGATTATTTTATTATTTTTTGAAACTAATACATTCCCGTTAAAAACTCCAATTTGACTGGACCATTTCATCAGAGACTCAATCTGATTGATCTTTTTCGTCTGAGCGACAGCATGATGAGTGAAAATGAAGAGAATAGTAAAAATAGAGAATAATTTTTTATAATAGGACATGTTTAATTTCTTGTTTTTTTATTGGTTTTTAGTAATTGTCAATCTGAGTTAACTGATATAGATTGATATTGAACTTCCAGGCCTCTTCAATTTTATTATGGTCTGCTTTTTTTAATATGGTTGATGTGTTCAGCAAAGTCTTTGTAATCGGAATGCCCAATATAACAGGCAAAATAAGGTTTAGAACTATAGATCTTTTTGAGATTTGCTTCATTGTTTTTCCAATCCATTAAATTTTTTAATTCAATAATTTCATCATTTTGAAGGA
This region of Chryseobacterium vaccae genomic DNA includes:
- a CDS encoding ABC transporter ATP-binding protein, with product MLEIKNVNVEFKSQKVLSNLNLLIEEGCILGLLGKNGAGKTTLFESLYQSVKFSGNINWKNKRLKREVISYLETENYFYPYMTGEEYLAYFISEKEVNVAEITEKFNLPLKKYVQYYSSGMKKKLALIGMLMLDKPINILDEPFNGVDFEGVHILYDVIRQLKSENKIVIISSHIIETLFHTCDKIAVLENGSIHKIYEKKDFSELSTLKF
- a CDS encoding AAA family ATPase: MKNSDDQLYVITGGPGVGKTTLLEALNKQGFTTVKEEARRIIKEQIDSGGDALPWENKIKYAELMLNASAETYREIKNTHPENPVFFDRGILDTVCYMEMEKISLSDKIHTIIRETVYNNTVFILPPWKEIYENDSERKQTWEEALSTFESMKAAYVKYGYHVVEVPKDTVKNRVMFILKKMDGLKN
- a CDS encoding DoxX family protein; the encoded protein is MILKIINGILILAAVFMGIKQGTAMVMGKPEMTAMFGKWGFDKTGLMINGAVTILAAVLILFPKTFIWGNFLMAAGILLIICFHLADKDFKGVLIEIPFLLLNLLIIYLQHPLKN
- a CDS encoding serine hydrolase domain-containing protein, translated to MSYYKKLFSIFTILFIFTHHAVAQTKKINQIESLMKWSSQIGVFNGNVLVSKNNKIIYNAAFGFTNASKTEKLTTDYRFNIGSITKEFSAVALLQLQEQGKLKLTDVVSQYIPELPKWADEVKIKDLLQYTSGIPNVNWKKIKNDKDLFDGLKSIDTLDFKPGTHYDYNNNNLFLRQFIVERLTKMSFKTYVETFIFKPCKMSSSVMTLFENEERIAQAFNNNLVADKPDLPITGGTYLTTNDLLKWAECLHSHKIISTNSLFELGRHFDLPETQSSLGLAKFKNGKLIEHLHDGKSGNYEALLVSDLNEKLTIILLGNNSNGKLFEISDAITSILKNEKYNLPKNN